One part of the Pelecanus crispus isolate bPelCri1 chromosome 20, bPelCri1.pri, whole genome shotgun sequence genome encodes these proteins:
- the MED16 gene encoding mediator of RNA polymerase II transcription subunit 16 isoform X2 — protein MDLAYVCEWEKKPKSNHCPSIPLVCAWSCRNLIAFTTDLKNEEEKDLTHMVHIIDTEHPWDVYSVNSGHAEIITCLEWDQSGSRLLSADADGHIKCWSMTDHLANSWENTVGSMVEGDPVVALSWLHNGVKLALHVEKSGASNFGEKFSRVKFSPSLTLFGGKPMEGWIAVTISGLVTVSLLKPNGQVLTSTESLCRLRCRVALADVAFTGGGNIVVATSDGSSTSPVQFYKVCVSVVNEKCKIDTEILPSLFMRCTTDPARKDKYPAITHLKFLARDMSEQVLLCASNQNSSIVECWSLRKEGLPVNNIFQQISPVVGDKQPMILKWRILSATNDLDRVSAVALPKLPISLTNTDLKVANDTKFFPGLGLALAFHDGSVHIVHRLSLQMMAVFYGSSSQRPVDEQTIKRQRTAGPLVHFKAMQLSWTSLALAGIDSHGKLSMLRISPSMGHVLDMNMSLRHLLFLLEYCMVTGYDWWDILLHVQPNMVQNLVEKLHEEYMRQNAALQQVLSTRIVAMKASLCKLSSSTIARVCDYHAKLFLIAISCTLKSLLRPHFLNTPDKSPGDRLTEICSKITDIDIDKVMINLKTEEFVLEMTTLQSLQQLIQWVGDFVLYLLASLPNQGSPVRPGHSFLRDGASLGMFRELMVVIRIWGLLKPSCLPVYTATSDTQDSMSLLFRLLTKLWLCCREENHITEPDDTLIDECCLLPSQLLIPNIDWLPINDGIISKLQNKQLVRLQFGKAPGLVGHTVSSQFDAFVRAPGQPKIDHLRRLHLGAYPTEECKSCTRCGCVTMLKSPNKVTAVKQWEQRWIKNCLCGGLWRRMPLSYS, from the exons ATGGACTTGGCGTATGTCTGCGAGTGGGAGAAGAAGCCAAAAAGCAACCACTGCCCCTCCATCCCCTTAGTGTGCGCGTGGTCCTGCCGGAACCTCATCGCTTTCACCACAGACCTcaaaaatgaggaggaaaaag ATCTCACCCATATGGTCCATATCATCGACACTGAGCATCCATGGGACGTCTATTCCGTTAACTCTGGCCATGCTGAAATCATCACTTGTTTGGAGTGGGATCAGTCAG GCTCCAGGCTGCTCTCGGCAGATGCGGACGGCCACATCAAGTGCTGGAGCATGACTGATCACTTGGCCAACAGCTGGGAGAACACCGTGGGCAGTATGGTGGAAGGGGACCCGGTTGTGGCCCTGTCCTGGCTGCACAATGGCGTGAAGCTGGCTCTGCACGTGGAAAAG TCTGGAGCGTCGAACTTTGGTGAGAAGTTTTCCAGGGTCAAGTTCTCTCCGTCGCTGACGCTGTTTGGAGGGAAGCCCATGGAGGGCTGGATTGCTGTGACCATCAGTGGGCTGGTGACGGTCTCTCTCCTCAAGCCCAACGGGCAGGTGCTGACGTCCACAGAGAGCCTGTGCCGCCTCCGCTGTCGCGTCGCCTTGGCAGATGTCGCCTTCACCGGAGGGGGGAACATCGTGGTGGCCACGTCGGATGGCAGCAGCACCTCCCCTGTCCAGTTCTACAAAGTCTGCGTCAGCGTGGTGaatgagaaatgcaaaatagACACTGAAATCCTACCTTCCCTCTTCATGCGCTGCACCACGGACCCTGCCCGCAAAGACAAATACCCAGCAATCACTCACCTGAAATTCCTTGCTCGGGACATGTCAGAGCAG GTGTTGCTTTGTGCGTCCAACCAAAACAGCAGCATCGTGGAGTGCTGGTCTCTGCGGAAAGAGGGCTTGCCAGTCAATAATATCTTTCAGCAAATCTCCCCTGTGG ttgGAGACAAGCAACCCATGATACTGAAATGGCGGATTCTTTCTGCCACCAATGACTTGGATCGGGTTTCAGCTGTGGCTCTGCCGAAGCTGCCAATCTCCCTGACCAATACTGATCTGAAGGTGGCGAATGACACCAAATTCTTCCCTGGACTGG GTCTGGCTTTGGCTTTTCACGATGGCAGCGTCCACATTGTTCATCGCTTGTCCCTGCAAATGATGGCTGTCTTCTATGGCTCTTCCTCCCAGCGCCCAGTGGACGAGCAGACTATCAAAAGGCAGCGAACTGCTGGTCCCCTGGTTCACTTCAAAGCCATGCAGCTCTCCTGGACGTCTCTGGCCTTGGCTGGCATCGATAGCCATGGGAAG CTGAGCATGCTTCGTATCTCCCCCTCCATGGGCCACGTGCTGGACATGAACATGTCCCTCCGTCACTTGCTGTTCCTGTTGGAGTATTGCATGGTGACTGGCTACGACTGGTGGGACATCCTGCTCCACGTCCAACCCAACATGGTCCAGAACCTGGTGGAGAAGCTGCACGAAGAGTATATGCGCCAGAATGCGGCCCTGCAGCAG GTCCTCTCCACGCGCATTGTTGCCATGAAGGCATCTCTCTGCAAGCTCTCCTCCAGCACGATTGCCCGGGTGTGTGACTACCACGCGAAGCTGTTCCTGATCGCCATTAGCTGCACCTTGAAATCGCTGCTACGCCCACACTTCCTGAACACCCCGGACAAGAGTCCCGGGGACCGACTCACCGAGATCTGCTCCAAGATCACAGATATAG aCATTGACAAGGTGATGATTAACTTGAAGACGGAAGAATTTGTCCTAGAGATGACCACGTTGCagtccctgcagcagctcatCCAGTGGGTGGGAGATTTTGTGCTCTATCTGCTGGCCAGCCTTCCTAACCAG ggcTCCCCTGTGCGCCCGGGACACAGCTTTCTGCGAGACGGAGCATCCTTGGGCATGTTCAGGGAGCTGATGGTGGTGATCCGCATTTGGGGACTGTTGAAGCCAAGCTGCCTCCCCGTCTACACGGCAACCTCCGACACCCAGGACAGCATGTCCCTCCTCTTCAGGCTCCTAACTAAACTCTGGCTGTGCT GTCGTGAGGAAAATCACATAACGGAGCCAGATGATACCCTGATAGACGAGTGTtgcctcctgcccagccagTTGCTCATTCCCAATATCGATTGGTTGCCCATCAACGATGGCATTATCAGCAAGCTGCAGAACAAACAGCTTGTCCGGCTGCAATTTGGGAAAGCTCCTGGGCTCGTTGGTCACACCGTCTCTTCCCAGTTTGATGCCTTTGTCAG